Proteins from one Labrenzia sp. CE80 genomic window:
- the oppB gene encoding oligopeptide ABC transporter permease OppB, which produces MHRYVLGRLLGAIPTLFLIVTISFFLIRIAPGGPFDLERPLEAKVMENLNRIYHLDQPLWNQYLLYLKSIAALDFGPSFYFRDFTINELFAQSLPISIQLGLTALCVALFVGGVLGIIAALRQNQATDYTVMTAATLGVTIPNFVIAPILTLTLGVWLGWLPVGGWNGGAFLNVILPVVTLALPQVAVVARLTRGSMIEALRSNHVRTARAYGLSNYMVIVVHALRGAVLPVVSYLGPAAAALLTGSVVVETIFGIPGIGRYFVQGALNRDYTLVMGTVVVVACFVILFNLIVDLLYALLDPRVRYD; this is translated from the coding sequence ATGCACCGCTATGTGCTGGGACGACTGTTGGGGGCGATCCCAACCCTCTTTCTCATTGTCACGATTTCATTTTTCCTCATCCGCATAGCTCCCGGGGGGCCTTTCGATCTGGAGCGGCCGCTCGAAGCCAAGGTGATGGAAAATCTCAATCGGATCTACCATCTGGATCAGCCGCTCTGGAACCAGTATCTGCTGTACCTGAAGAGCATTGCAGCGCTCGATTTTGGCCCGAGTTTTTATTTTCGCGACTTCACGATCAATGAGCTTTTCGCCCAGAGCCTGCCGATTTCGATTCAGCTGGGACTGACTGCTCTGTGCGTTGCGCTTTTTGTCGGCGGCGTGCTTGGGATCATCGCGGCTCTGCGTCAGAACCAGGCCACTGACTACACCGTCATGACCGCAGCAACCTTGGGCGTGACCATTCCCAATTTTGTCATTGCACCGATCTTGACGCTCACCCTGGGTGTCTGGCTCGGCTGGCTTCCGGTCGGCGGCTGGAACGGCGGGGCATTCCTCAATGTGATCCTGCCGGTGGTCACATTGGCTCTGCCTCAGGTGGCGGTGGTCGCGCGCCTGACCCGCGGGTCGATGATCGAGGCCTTGAGATCAAATCATGTGCGCACGGCGCGGGCTTATGGCCTGAGCAACTACATGGTCATCGTTGTCCACGCCCTGCGCGGCGCGGTCCTGCCTGTGGTGTCTTATCTGGGTCCTGCAGCCGCCGCCCTGCTGACCGGCTCGGTCGTGGTCGAAACCATCTTCGGCATCCCCGGCATTGGCCGCTATTTCGTTCAGGGCGCGCTCAACCGTGACTACACGCTCGTCATGGGTACTGTCGTTGTCGTCGCCTGTTTCGTCATCCTGTTCAACCTCATCGTGGATCTGCTCTATGCGCTGCTCGATCCGCGTGTGCGCTACGATTGA
- a CDS encoding ABC transporter ATP-binding protein, producing the protein MTETDTKPALTISGLTVNFETPTGPVHAVRGVDINVRAGETVAIVGESGSGKSQTMMAAMGLLASNGRTSGEVTYQDRNILGMSIRELNQVRGKKITMIFQEPMTSLDPLYTIGRQLAEPMVVHGGLSWKAAQAKALELLTLVNIPEPDRKIKAYPYELSGGQRQRVMIAMALANDPDVLIADEPTTALDVTTQAQILELLADLQKRLGMAVIFITHDLGIVRKIADRVYVMKDGEVVETGETRSIFETPAHPYTRMLLDAEPTGSKAVADPKAPILLEAQKIQVAFALDAGFLTPSHVLKAVDDVSFSLRRGQTLGIVGESGSGKSTLGRAVLNLLPASGRVVFNGELISGKNRTSMRALRRNMQLVFQDPFGSLSPRLTVGQIISEGLLVHEPSLSARERDERACQALEEVALDPVMRNRYPHEFSGGQRQRIAIARTMVLKPDLVVLDEPTSALDRTIQKQIVDLLRDLQTAHGLTYLFISHDLAVVRAIADTVMVMQHGRVVEAGQTEDIFEAPQSPYTKELIGAALLTQSHLAEG; encoded by the coding sequence ATGACCGAAACAGACACCAAGCCGGCTCTCACGATCAGCGGCCTGACTGTGAACTTCGAAACTCCAACGGGCCCCGTTCACGCTGTCCGCGGAGTGGACATCAACGTCAGGGCTGGCGAGACCGTTGCCATCGTCGGTGAGAGTGGCTCTGGCAAGAGCCAGACGATGATGGCCGCCATGGGACTGCTGGCCTCAAATGGCCGGACGTCGGGCGAAGTGACCTATCAGGACCGGAACATCCTCGGGATGTCGATCCGTGAACTCAATCAGGTGCGCGGCAAGAAGATCACCATGATCTTTCAGGAACCGATGACCTCGCTTGACCCGCTTTACACCATTGGTCGCCAGCTCGCAGAGCCCATGGTGGTTCATGGCGGGCTGTCCTGGAAGGCGGCGCAGGCGAAAGCGCTCGAGCTGCTGACGCTCGTCAACATTCCCGAGCCCGATCGCAAGATAAAGGCCTATCCTTACGAGCTATCGGGCGGCCAACGCCAGCGCGTAATGATTGCCATGGCGCTGGCCAACGATCCGGATGTGCTGATCGCCGACGAGCCGACGACGGCGCTCGATGTCACCACGCAGGCCCAGATCCTCGAGCTGCTGGCCGATCTGCAAAAGCGCCTCGGCATGGCGGTCATTTTCATCACCCACGACCTCGGCATCGTCCGCAAGATCGCCGACCGTGTTTATGTGATGAAGGACGGGGAGGTCGTGGAGACAGGTGAGACCAGGTCGATTTTCGAGACGCCGGCCCACCCCTACACACGTATGCTGCTGGATGCCGAACCAACCGGATCCAAGGCGGTCGCGGACCCAAAAGCGCCGATCTTGTTGGAGGCGCAAAAGATCCAGGTGGCCTTCGCCCTTGATGCCGGGTTTCTGACGCCTTCGCATGTGTTGAAGGCGGTGGATGATGTCTCCTTTTCGCTGCGCCGTGGCCAGACACTCGGCATTGTCGGAGAGAGTGGATCGGGCAAATCGACCCTTGGCCGTGCCGTCCTCAATCTGTTGCCTGCGTCAGGCCGGGTCGTTTTCAACGGTGAGCTGATTTCCGGCAAGAACCGGACCTCCATGCGCGCCCTGCGCCGGAACATGCAGCTGGTGTTCCAGGATCCTTTCGGCTCTCTCAGTCCGCGTCTGACCGTCGGTCAAATTATCTCTGAGGGTCTGTTGGTTCATGAGCCGTCCCTCTCGGCCAGGGAGCGGGACGAGAGAGCTTGCCAGGCGCTGGAAGAGGTCGCTCTCGACCCGGTCATGCGCAATCGCTATCCGCATGAGTTTTCCGGAGGGCAGCGCCAGCGTATCGCCATTGCCCGCACGATGGTGCTGAAGCCCGATCTTGTGGTGCTTGACGAGCCGACGTCGGCACTGGACCGGACCATTCAGAAGCAGATCGTGGATCTTCTTCGTGATCTGCAGACCGCCCATGGCTTGACCTATCTCTTCATCAGCCATGATCTTGCGGTCGTGCGCGCGATTGCTGACACGGTGATGGTGATGCAGCACGGGAGGGTGGTCGAGGCCGGTCAAACGGAAGACATCTTCGAGGCGCCGCAAAGCCCCTACACCAAGGAACTGATCGGAGCGGCGCTGTTGACCCAGAGCCATCTGGCCGAGGGTTAG
- a CDS encoding peptide chain release factor 3 encodes MSASYENRRTFAIISHPDAGKTTLTEKLLLSGGAIRAAGQVRARGERRRARSDWMKIEQERGISVSSSVMTFERGGVIYNLLDTPGHEDFSEDTYRTLTAVDAAIMVVDAAKGIEAQTRKLFEVCRLRDIPIITFVNKIDREGRHALEILDEVQEALALDVSPQTWPVGMGSDFFGVYDWQAKKFHTSDGERGGPYTQTKDVTGLDDPILTEFAFDRIMEELEENVELGAEGYAAFDHESFLEGHLTPVFFGSALRDYGIEELLDFIAKFAPPPHSQSATGGRTITPDENKVTGFVFKVQANMDPKHRDRIAFFRLCSGTFKRGMKLKHVRAGKQIAVTAPILFFAEEREIAEEAFPGDVIGIPNHGQLRVGDTLTEGEDIHVTGLPAFAPEILRRVRLGDTMKVKQMRQGLQDLAEEGLVQIFKPDLGSNWIVGVVGVLQLDVVVDRLKAEYGAEIGFEPVNVSTARWIETDPATLQKMIETHRMSIANDRDDRPVFLFKNAWEVGYIGEKYPDVKFRETREIVHTA; translated from the coding sequence ATGAGCGCCAGCTACGAAAACCGCCGCACCTTTGCGATCATCTCGCACCCGGATGCCGGTAAGACGACCCTGACCGAAAAGCTGCTTCTGTCGGGTGGCGCGATCCGGGCGGCCGGTCAGGTGCGCGCCCGTGGCGAGCGCCGCCGTGCGCGCTCCGACTGGATGAAGATCGAACAGGAACGCGGCATTTCGGTGTCGTCCTCGGTCATGACCTTCGAGCGGGGCGGGGTCATCTACAACCTGCTCGATACGCCGGGCCACGAAGACTTTTCCGAAGACACCTACCGCACGCTCACCGCCGTCGATGCAGCCATCATGGTGGTCGACGCAGCCAAGGGCATCGAGGCACAGACCCGCAAGCTGTTCGAGGTCTGCCGCCTCCGGGACATTCCGATCATCACCTTCGTCAACAAGATTGACCGGGAGGGCCGCCACGCGCTGGAGATCCTCGACGAGGTTCAGGAAGCCCTGGCACTCGACGTCTCGCCCCAGACCTGGCCAGTCGGCATGGGGTCGGATTTCTTTGGCGTCTACGACTGGCAGGCCAAGAAATTCCACACCTCCGACGGTGAGCGCGGCGGACCTTACACCCAGACCAAGGACGTCACCGGACTGGACGATCCGATCCTGACGGAGTTTGCCTTCGACCGGATCATGGAAGAGCTCGAGGAAAACGTTGAGCTTGGCGCAGAAGGCTATGCCGCTTTCGATCACGAGAGCTTTCTGGAAGGTCACCTGACGCCAGTTTTCTTCGGCTCGGCCCTGCGCGACTACGGTATCGAGGAACTGCTCGACTTCATCGCCAAGTTCGCGCCGCCGCCCCATTCCCAGTCCGCCACCGGCGGGCGCACGATCACGCCTGATGAAAACAAGGTCACCGGCTTTGTTTTCAAGGTGCAGGCCAACATGGATCCCAAACACCGGGACCGCATCGCCTTCTTCCGCCTGTGCTCTGGCACGTTCAAGCGCGGCATGAAGCTGAAGCACGTGCGCGCCGGCAAACAGATCGCCGTCACAGCTCCGATCCTGTTCTTCGCCGAAGAGCGCGAGATCGCCGAAGAGGCGTTCCCGGGCGATGTCATCGGCATTCCCAACCACGGTCAGCTGCGCGTCGGCGACACGCTCACCGAGGGTGAGGACATTCACGTCACCGGTCTTCCGGCCTTTGCGCCGGAAATCCTGCGCCGTGTGCGTCTGGGCGACACCATGAAGGTCAAGCAGATGCGCCAGGGCCTGCAGGATCTCGCTGAGGAAGGTCTGGTCCAGATCTTCAAGCCGGACCTTGGGTCCAACTGGATCGTCGGCGTCGTCGGTGTTCTGCAGCTCGATGTTGTGGTGGACCGTCTGAAGGCCGAATATGGCGCGGAGATCGGCTTTGAACCAGTCAATGTCTCCACGGCCCGCTGGATCGAGACCGACCCGGCAACGTTGCAAAAGATGATCGAAACCCACCGCATGTCCATCGCCAATGACCGCGATGACCGGCCCGTCTTCCTGTTCAAGAATGCCTGGGAAGTCGGCTATATCGGCGAGAAATACCCTGACGTGAAATTCCGCGAAACCCGCGAGATCGTCCATACGGCATAA
- a CDS encoding peptide ABC transporter substrate-binding protein, with protein sequence MMKSLRMSALAAVLMATTSVAAMAEVVYHRGNAADPETLDQHKTSTVYEAHILRDLYEGLVAYGADGKVIPGVATDWAVSDDGTTYTFTLRDDAKWSNGDPVVAGDFVYSLKRIMSPETGAKYANVLYPILNAEAVNKGEKPVEELGVKAIDDHTLEISLASATPYFIDLLGHQTGLPVHPASVEKFGTDFVKPGNIVTNGAFTLTEFIPNAHVKAEKNPNFHGAADVAIDTVYYYPTEDRGAALRRFQAGELHTNNDAPTEQVDFMRKELGDQFHVAPYLGTYYYALNHEDEVLSNPDVRQALSMAIDREFLADEIWGSTMVAGYSFVPPGIGNYGEPAFADYKDMSIIDREDKAIELLTKAGYGPDNPITLTINYNTSENHKNTAVAIADMWKPLGVEVEMINTDTKTHYAMLRDRGDFDVARAGWIGDYSDPQNFLFMVESDNDGFNYARYNNPEYDKLMDDAAATVDLEKRADMLKQAEAIFMRDLPFIPLMYYGSMNLVSDKVAGFEDNLLNIHPSRWMSISE encoded by the coding sequence ATGATGAAATCTTTGCGCATGTCCGCATTGGCCGCGGTTCTCATGGCCACCACATCCGTCGCCGCCATGGCGGAAGTTGTCTATCACCGCGGCAACGCCGCAGATCCGGAAACACTTGATCAGCACAAGACCTCAACCGTCTATGAGGCGCATATCCTGCGCGATCTCTACGAGGGGCTCGTTGCCTATGGCGCTGATGGCAAGGTCATTCCAGGCGTCGCCACCGATTGGGCGGTTTCCGACGACGGCACGACCTACACATTCACCCTGCGCGACGATGCCAAGTGGTCCAATGGCGACCCAGTCGTCGCTGGTGATTTCGTCTATTCACTGAAGCGGATCATGTCGCCTGAAACCGGTGCGAAATACGCCAATGTCCTCTATCCGATCTTGAATGCGGAAGCCGTCAACAAGGGTGAAAAGCCGGTTGAGGAGCTTGGCGTCAAGGCAATCGATGACCATACGCTGGAAATTTCGCTGGCCTCCGCTACGCCGTATTTCATCGATCTTCTGGGCCACCAGACCGGCCTTCCTGTGCATCCGGCCTCGGTTGAAAAATTCGGCACGGATTTCGTCAAGCCGGGCAATATCGTCACCAACGGTGCCTTTACGCTGACCGAGTTCATTCCGAACGCCCATGTGAAGGCGGAAAAGAACCCGAACTTCCACGGTGCAGCGGATGTTGCTATCGACACGGTCTATTACTATCCGACCGAGGATCGCGGCGCTGCGCTGCGCCGTTTCCAGGCCGGCGAGCTTCACACCAACAATGATGCGCCGACCGAGCAGGTTGACTTCATGCGCAAGGAGCTTGGCGATCAGTTCCATGTCGCGCCTTATTTGGGCACCTACTATTACGCCCTGAACCACGAGGATGAGGTGCTGTCCAATCCGGATGTGCGTCAGGCACTGTCCATGGCGATCGATCGGGAGTTCCTGGCCGATGAGATCTGGGGCTCGACCATGGTTGCCGGCTATTCCTTCGTGCCACCGGGCATCGGCAACTACGGCGAACCGGCTTTCGCCGACTACAAGGACATGTCCATCATCGATCGTGAGGACAAGGCGATCGAACTGCTGACCAAGGCCGGTTACGGTCCGGACAATCCTATCACCCTGACCATCAACTACAACACATCCGAAAACCACAAGAACACGGCCGTTGCCATCGCCGACATGTGGAAGCCGCTCGGGGTTGAGGTCGAGATGATCAACACCGACACCAAGACCCACTACGCCATGCTTCGTGACCGTGGGGACTTTGATGTCGCCCGGGCCGGCTGGATCGGTGACTATTCCGATCCGCAGAACTTCCTGTTCATGGTTGAAAGCGACAACGACGGCTTCAACTACGCTCGCTACAACAATCCGGAATACGACAAGCTGATGGATGATGCTGCGGCGACCGTTGATCTGGAAAAGCGCGCCGACATGCTCAAGCAGGCCGAAGCGATCTTCATGCGCGACCTGCCATTCATCCCGCTGATGTACTACGGCTCCATGAACCTGGTCTCAGACAAGGTCGCCGGTTTTGAGGACAATCTTCTCAACATCCATCCGAGCCGTTGGATGAGCATTTCCGAGTAA
- a CDS encoding ABC transporter permease subunit → MTTTSLETGKTPAKGRSLWDDARDRLLANRAAVASMIVLSAITLISILGPMLSPHSFDKVYRGYVKVPASLSAYPKPDEIEPAFRALLKRARVTIVDYAREGDGVVVDIASKREIDPRTVRYVDRSDMFENAVLEGFSADKKSAVLRADINFVHFYFGTDANGRDMMTRTFIAGRVSLTIGLLATVVAITIGVIYGATSGYLGGRIDQMMMRIVDVLYSLPFIFFVIMLVVFFGRNFILMFIAVGAVEWLDMARIVRGQTLTIKRQEYVQAAEAMGVSDGGILKRHIIPNTLGPVVVYMTLLVPKVILLESFLSFLGLGVQEPMTSWGVLISEGARNLQGAPWMLIFPSIFLTSTLFALNFIGDGLRDALDPKDR, encoded by the coding sequence ATGACCACAACTTCGCTAGAGACCGGCAAGACCCCGGCCAAGGGACGCTCGCTTTGGGATGACGCCCGCGACCGCCTGCTTGCCAACCGGGCCGCTGTCGCCAGCATGATTGTTCTTTCGGCAATCACCTTGATCTCCATCCTTGGCCCGATGCTGTCGCCTCATTCCTTCGACAAGGTCTATCGCGGCTACGTCAAGGTGCCGGCCAGCCTCTCGGCCTATCCCAAGCCTGACGAGATCGAGCCGGCGTTTCGCGCCCTCCTGAAGCGCGCGCGGGTCACCATCGTTGACTATGCCCGCGAAGGCGATGGGGTGGTCGTGGACATCGCCTCCAAACGTGAGATTGATCCGCGAACCGTCCGCTACGTCGACCGCAGCGACATGTTTGAAAATGCCGTGCTCGAAGGCTTTTCGGCGGACAAGAAGTCAGCGGTGCTCAGGGCGGATATCAACTTCGTGCACTTCTATTTCGGCACGGATGCAAACGGCCGGGACATGATGACCCGAACCTTCATTGCCGGGCGCGTCTCCCTGACCATCGGTCTTCTGGCGACAGTGGTGGCCATCACCATCGGCGTCATTTATGGGGCGACGTCCGGCTATCTCGGCGGGCGCATTGACCAGATGATGATGCGGATTGTCGATGTGCTTTATTCGCTGCCCTTCATCTTCTTCGTCATCATGCTGGTGGTCTTCTTCGGCCGGAATTTCATCCTGATGTTCATCGCGGTCGGTGCGGTGGAATGGTTGGATATGGCGCGTATCGTCCGTGGCCAGACGTTGACCATCAAGCGCCAGGAGTACGTTCAGGCGGCCGAAGCCATGGGCGTCAGCGACGGCGGCATCCTGAAACGGCATATCATTCCCAACACGCTCGGACCGGTGGTTGTTTATATGACGCTGCTGGTGCCGAAGGTCATTCTTCTGGAAAGCTTCCTGTCCTTCCTCGGCCTTGGTGTGCAGGAGCCGATGACCAGCTGGGGGGTTCTGATTTCCGAAGGCGCACGCAACCTGCAAGGCGCGCCCTGGATGTTGATCTTCCCGTCGATCTTCCTGACCTCAACGCTGTTTGCGTTGAACTTCATAGGTGACGGTCTGCGCGATGCGCTGGATCCCAAGGACAGGTGA
- a CDS encoding ATP-binding cassette domain-containing protein, giving the protein MAPPLLILRDIHLTFGGTPLLTGAELSVSEGERICLVGRNGSGKSTLLKIAAGIVEADSGERFFQPGRTIRYLPQEPDLSAYATTLDYVNEGLTAGDDPYRAQYLLDVLGLTGKENPSNLSGGEARRAALARTLAPEPDILLLDEPTNHLDLPAIEWLESELKSLKSAMVIISHDRRFLENLSRATVWIDRGTARRMDQGFGKFEAWRDEVLEQEEQDQHKLAQKIKREEHWMTYGVTARRKRNMRRVRELADLRKQKRDHRGPQGTAKLAATEAEVSGKLVIEAKHVSKTYGDRSIVTDFSTRIQRGDRIGLVGANGAGKTTLLKMLTGELAPDTGTVKLGTNLEMVTLDQKRENLDPNDTLSSVLTGGRGDMVVIGDETKHVIGYMKDFLFSPEQARTPVGVLSGGERARVMLARALANRSNLMVLDEPTNDLDLETLDLLQELLADYPGTALIVSHDRDFLDRVATSTIISEGDGLWREYAGGYSDMLAQRGEGVTARKTEKAAKQAALKQKDGLPGEKPSAKPAAKSKLSFTQQHLLKTLPDTIAKLEAKLEQLQLEMNDPQLYVKNPDKFAKISAQISDLAAEKDTAEEQWLELEMLNEG; this is encoded by the coding sequence ATGGCCCCACCGCTTCTGATCCTGCGCGACATTCATCTGACCTTCGGCGGAACACCGCTTTTGACCGGCGCTGAGCTGTCCGTGTCCGAAGGCGAGCGCATCTGTCTTGTTGGCCGCAACGGTTCGGGCAAGTCGACGCTGCTGAAGATCGCAGCCGGCATTGTTGAGGCCGACAGCGGCGAGCGCTTCTTTCAGCCGGGCCGCACCATCCGCTATCTGCCGCAGGAGCCGGACCTCAGCGCCTATGCGACGACCCTCGACTATGTGAACGAGGGCCTGACCGCAGGCGACGACCCGTACCGGGCCCAATACCTCCTCGATGTTCTGGGGCTGACCGGCAAGGAGAACCCGTCGAACCTCTCGGGCGGCGAAGCACGCCGGGCGGCCCTGGCGCGCACCCTCGCGCCGGAACCGGACATTCTTCTGCTCGACGAGCCGACGAACCATCTGGACCTTCCCGCGATCGAGTGGCTTGAAAGCGAGCTGAAGAGCCTGAAGTCGGCCATGGTCATCATTTCGCACGACAGGCGCTTTTTGGAAAACCTGTCGCGGGCAACGGTCTGGATCGACCGGGGCACGGCCCGGCGCATGGACCAGGGCTTCGGCAAGTTCGAGGCCTGGCGCGACGAAGTGCTGGAACAGGAAGAGCAGGACCAGCACAAGCTTGCCCAGAAGATCAAGCGTGAAGAGCACTGGATGACCTATGGGGTCACCGCGCGGCGCAAACGCAACATGCGCCGGGTGCGCGAGCTGGCGGACCTGCGCAAGCAGAAGCGCGACCACCGCGGGCCCCAGGGCACAGCCAAGCTGGCGGCGACCGAGGCCGAGGTCTCCGGCAAGCTGGTGATCGAGGCCAAGCATGTTTCCAAGACCTACGGCGATCGATCCATCGTCACCGACTTCTCGACCCGCATCCAGCGCGGCGATCGCATCGGCCTGGTGGGGGCAAACGGCGCCGGCAAGACGACGCTGCTCAAGATGCTGACCGGAGAGCTTGCGCCCGATACCGGTACCGTCAAGCTGGGCACGAACCTTGAAATGGTGACCCTCGACCAGAAGCGCGAAAACCTTGATCCCAATGACACGCTGTCCTCTGTCCTGACCGGCGGGCGCGGCGACATGGTGGTGATCGGCGACGAGACCAAACACGTCATCGGCTACATGAAGGACTTCCTGTTCTCCCCGGAACAGGCACGGACACCAGTCGGCGTTTTGTCCGGCGGCGAGCGGGCTCGGGTGATGCTGGCCAGAGCGCTGGCCAACCGATCGAACCTGATGGTGCTCGATGAGCCGACCAACGACCTCGACCTCGAGACCCTCGATCTCCTGCAGGAACTCCTGGCAGACTATCCGGGCACAGCCCTGATCGTCTCGCATGATCGTGACTTCCTCGACCGGGTTGCGACCTCGACCATCATCTCCGAAGGCGATGGTCTGTGGCGCGAATATGCTGGCGGCTATTCCGACATGCTGGCCCAACGAGGTGAAGGCGTGACCGCCCGCAAGACCGAGAAGGCTGCCAAGCAGGCGGCGCTGAAACAGAAGGATGGACTGCCTGGCGAAAAGCCCTCGGCCAAACCGGCTGCGAAGTCAAAACTCTCCTTCACCCAGCAACACCTTTTGAAGACCCTCCCCGACACGATCGCAAAACTTGAAGCGAAACTTGAGCAGCTTCAGCTGGAGATGAACGACCCGCAGCTCTACGTGAAGAACCCGGATAAGTTCGCAAAGATCTCCGCACAAATATCTGATCTCGCGGCGGAAAAAGACACGGCCGAAGAACAGTGGCTCGAGCTGGAAATGCTGAACGAGGGGTGA
- a CDS encoding BA14K family protein, with protein sequence MTRQFEPGKIAPKFMRVKAAFLAAIASAGLMLTAMQAAEAGGRHHNYRGYHGGFYVGNGAAVAGVIGLAAGAIVGSALAAPRYYGGPVYYAPRRYAYPSRVYVAPRPRYRAPVYASPVRYGAAPFTPEWIAYCARKYKSFNPRTGTYLAYSGKVRMCR encoded by the coding sequence ATGACGAGGCAATTCGAGCCAGGGAAAATCGCACCAAAGTTCATGCGCGTGAAGGCTGCCTTTTTGGCAGCGATCGCCAGCGCAGGCCTGATGTTGACAGCCATGCAGGCCGCAGAGGCCGGTGGGCGTCATCACAATTATCGCGGCTATCATGGCGGGTTTTATGTCGGGAATGGCGCGGCTGTCGCAGGCGTGATCGGTCTGGCTGCTGGCGCCATCGTCGGGTCGGCGCTGGCCGCCCCGCGCTACTATGGCGGTCCGGTCTATTATGCTCCGCGCCGCTATGCCTATCCCTCAAGGGTCTATGTCGCGCCGCGTCCGCGCTATCGGGCGCCGGTATATGCGTCGCCGGTGCGCTACGGCGCAGCACCGTTCACGCCCGAGTGGATTGCCTATTGCGCTCGCAAATACAAATCCTTCAATCCGAGAACCGGAACCTATCTGGCCTACAGCGGCAAGGTCCGTATGTGCCGCTAA
- a CDS encoding class I SAM-dependent methyltransferase, whose amino-acid sequence MTSDSTSEPAGFVSLKQGSSDPEAIGDYYNKWAGSYDETLATWDYAAPEEVAALTAPHLETGAAILDVGCGTGLVSDALARHGRFDIHGIDLSEASLKQAEARGTYARLTCYNMKELPLPFEEGSFDAALSVGVLTYIEDAEPLLRDLCRCVRSGGVIAFTQRTDLWQTRNFSALLERLVKDGLWTVLHKSEPRSYLPGHEDFADEIKVIQTLCQVA is encoded by the coding sequence ATGACAAGCGACAGCACCTCAGAGCCAGCCGGTTTTGTCTCCCTGAAACAGGGCTCAAGCGATCCTGAAGCCATTGGCGACTACTACAACAAGTGGGCGGGGTCCTATGACGAGACGCTGGCCACCTGGGACTATGCTGCACCGGAAGAGGTGGCTGCGCTGACCGCCCCGCACCTGGAAACGGGCGCTGCCATCCTCGATGTGGGGTGCGGCACCGGGTTGGTGTCAGACGCGCTTGCGCGTCACGGCCGGTTTGACATTCACGGCATTGACCTGTCCGAGGCATCCCTGAAACAGGCTGAGGCGCGTGGCACATATGCCCGGCTCACCTGCTACAACATGAAAGAGCTGCCTCTGCCGTTTGAGGAGGGAAGCTTTGATGCGGCACTTTCGGTTGGCGTTCTGACCTATATCGAGGATGCCGAGCCCCTGCTGCGCGATCTGTGCCGCTGTGTCCGCTCCGGCGGCGTCATTGCCTTCACCCAGCGCACGGACCTTTGGCAAACGCGTAACTTCAGCGCCTTGCTCGAACGACTGGTGAAGGACGGTCTTTGGACCGTGTTGCACAAGAGCGAGCCGCGCAGCTACCTGCCCGGTCACGAAGACTTCGCAGACGAGATCAAGGTCATCCAAACACTCTGCCAGGTCGCGTAA